GTTCCTGCTGGCcgacgcggcgggggcggagaaaCGGACGCACCGCGGGACGAGCTTCCGCGTGCCCGTCGGCGTCGGGCGGGGACGCCCCGCGCCGCTCGGCCTGTCCCTGTCCGGGGACGGGGCCGCCAACTTCGCCGTGTACAGCAAGAGCGCCAAGGGCGTGGTGCTCTGCCTCTTCGACGGCCGgggtgccggtggcggcgacgagccCGCGCTGGAGATAGAGCTCGACCCGTACGTCCTCCGAACGGGCGACGTCTGGCACGTCTTGCTGGAGAGCGTGGAGGGATACGCCAGTTATGGCTTCCGCACCGGGCTGTTCGCATTGTTCGGCATCGACCGCCCGCTGCTCGANNNNNNNNNNNNNNNNNNNNNNNNNNNNNNNNNNNNNNNNNNNNNNNNNNNNNNNNNNNNNNNNNNNNNNNNNNNNNNNNNNNNNNNNNNNNNNNNNNNNNNNNNNNNNNNNNNNNNNNNNNNNNNNNNNNNNNNNNNNNNNNNNNNNNNNNNNNNNNNNNNNNNNNNNNNNNNNNNNNNNNNNNNNNNNNNNNNNNNNNNNNNNNNNNNNNNNNNNNNNNNNNNNNNNNNNNNNNNNNNNNNNNNNNNNNNNNNNNNNNNNNNNNNNNNNNNNNNNNNNNNNNNNNNNNNNNNNNNNNNNNNNNNNNNNNNNNNNNNNNNNNNNNNNNNNNNNNNNNNNNNNNNNNNNNNNNNNNNNNNNNNNNNNNNNNNNNNNNNNNNNNNNNNNNNNNCAGCTATCAGGTCTATGAAGGATATGGTCAAGACAATGCACAGACATGGAATAGAGGTTCTCTTGGAGGTTGTTTTCACGCATACTGCTGAAGGAGGAGCAGAGTGTCAGATGATATCGATCCATGGCATCGATGGTTCATCATACTACATTGCTGATGGGATTGTTGGATGCAAGGCAAGCGTATTGAATTGCAATCATCCAGTGACTCAGAGGCTGATTTTGGACAGCCTCCGCCATTGGGTGCTTGATTTCCATGTTGATGGGTTTTGCTTCATCAATGCCCCTTTCCTTGTCAGAGGTCCAGGTGGTGAGGGCCTGTCACGGCCTCCCCTTCTTGAAGCCATAGCATTTGACCCTGTTCTTTCAAAGACTAAGATCATTGCAGATCCTTGGTCTCCACTTGACATATCTAATGTGCAATTTCCATTCCCTCATTGGAAAAGATGGGCTGAGATGAACACAAGATTCTCTATGGACGTGCGCAAGTTTCTCAAGGGAGAAGCACTTATTAGTGATCTTGCTACACGCTTGTGTGGCAGCGGGGACCTATTTTCCTCAAGGGGCCCAGCATTTTCGTTTAACTATGTGTCCAGGAATTCTGGACTTACTCTTGTTGATCTTGTGAGCTTCAGCAGTGATGAGCTTGGTTCTGAGTTCAGCTGGAATTGTGGTGAAGAAGGACCATCAGAGAGCAATGCAGTCCTCCAAACGAGGCTAAGGCAGATACGCAATTTCTTGTTCATTCTATTTGTTTCCCTTGGTATTCCTGTTCTGAACATGGGTGACGAATGCGGACACTCTACTGCTGGTTCAACATCATACGAGGATAGAGGGCCTCTGAACTGGAAAGCCTTGAAGACCATTTTTGTTAAGGAAGTTACTGGGTTTATTTCATTTCTATCTGCACTAAGGAGTCGACGAGCAGACATTTTTCAGAGAAGAGAATttctaaaacttgaaaatataCATTGGTATGGGAGCAACCTATCTGAGCCCCAGTGGGAGGATCCGACTAGCAACTTTCTTTGCATGCACATAAATCCAGAGCTGGGCGAAAATACGCCAGATTCAGTCAGAGGTGATTTGTATATCTGTTTCAATGCAAACGAGGAATCAGTGAGTGCTACTTTACCAGCTCTTGCAGAAGGATCCATGTGGCTGCGCTTGGTTGATACATCACTTGCATTCCCAGGTTTCTTTTCAAGCGAGTCTAACCCTAAAGTACACCAAGTGCCAGGATTTTCCTCTTATCAAGTAAAAGCACATAGTTGTGTTTTGTTTGAATTGAAGAGGGTTCTTTCCTAGTTTCTTATGTCAAGCATGAAGCCCGAGTGGTTTCAGTAATAAATAGAAACTTTGTGGATACAACTTTGAGAGGCCCTCGGTTCCAATaagttgcaatttgcaaccttCTTGTACATGAGAACGTTTTCAATAAAAATCCCTCATTTTCTCAACTGACCGAAGCCTTGGTTTAACATTCTTTATTTGAGAAAAGTTTATGATGATAAAATCCGAAATTTTTGCAGATGGAAGGTATGTCTGGTTCCTTACTGTCCTTTTGTTACCTGAGCCCCTGGGCCCCTTGAGTATCTATTAAAAAGAAGTATGCTTGTTAGCACTGGCGGAGGGTACTAGTGGCCAAAGGGCATCTTTGAATCTGCTGCGAATATGTTGAAGCAACCAGAGAAGGTGCAGATTTTACAAGTGGAATCGGTCACGGAGTTTCCAGCCTCCCTGAAATGGTGACAACTGATTATGATTGAATGATAATGCTGTCTGCATGGAAGCTAGAAGTAATTGGTTTGCCTTGATTATTCAAAGCATAATCGTTAGTGGTGAATCGTGATCATATACGGAGTACTAGTTTGTCCGTGTATGTTGTTTACGCTGTTAATAGATGACAGTTTGCACTCCATCTCGAGCTTGATGTTCCCTACCATACTATACTCATTTTGAAGTCTGAACTCATCTGGACGTGAAACTGCCGTGCCTTTGGCCCCGGAGGTATAGCATCCTTCGTTGCAAAGGTTGGAAGTTCACCGCGAAACGCGAACCAGCAAGCATCGGCGTGCCATGTCGGACGATGCGCGAAACCAAACAGCAGCAAAGGGGATCTAGGACTCAGTGAGTTTCATGGAAAACCCCACAAGACGATGCCCAAAAGCCATTTAAAATAGTGTATCTGGAACAACTATTCATGTTCCGAACAGCAGTGAGTTATAAAAAGTGCAGTGGTATAAAAAAATGATTACTTCTGCACACCCTGTGCGAACTAGACGATAGATGGTGGAATGGTTAAATTATTGCAGAGTCAATTTATAACAGCACATGAATGCTACTCGACTTCTAGGTGTGGCCGTATGCATCGGGTAATATAAAAAGGCCGGAACTTATCCTTTGTCTTGAACAAATTTCGCCTTCGAGGTTACAAAGGCAGAGCATCGTAGACGGCTCCAAGCTACACGAGTTTATAGAAAGTCACTTGGGAGACCGCAGTTTGTGCAACACGAGTTCATATAGTTTGGAAGACTCATACAATGTCATATCAATGTCAATAGTTGGAAGATAGATTCTACTCCATTAGACATGGGAGACATCTGGAACATGGGACTCACCAGCATAGAAGCAACCCACGCAATCAAGTAGATTATCACCGCAATGGCATTGTCAAACACCTGATGCACCAGAGGTACGGGTGACTAGTCTAGGAGGACGATGCTAGAATAGAAGTTTGCCAAAACAGAGCTTCAGAAGTGACCTAGCTGAGTCATTCGATTTCAGTGTCTCCTTTTCATGCTAAGTTGCTAACTGATGGAAGAATGTTCGCTTTGGTAACTATTCACACCCTCCTTAAAAGTTTCCTTTCAACTATAAATGATAAGCTAAACACAGATGGCAGATTATTTCTAGGAATCAGTATCATTGTAGTTTGGTTTGGCGTGGAAAAACATTCTATGAAGCCGGATGTATTTGTTGGCGGGTTGGGTGCTGGCTCTTGCTTTCCTGTAACCATTGGCACTTCAATTGATGCGTACTGATAAGGAGTATGTGCATTTGGATTGGATGCAGATAAGGAATTTTGGTTGGATCGATCTAGGGAAAGGCAAAACTATTTCCCAGACAAAATGATAGCAAATCTAAAAGAACCAATTTCTTAgacaaaatttgtagaaatcaACTTATACACAAGCTACATTCTGGACAGAAAGAATTTTAGCTGGATCAAGAACAAAGTTGTGTAAATTGGATTTGACATGAACTATTTTCTAGACAAGATGCTAGAAACCAGTTTGGAAGAACCTGTTTCCTAGACAAAATTGCTAGAAATCAATTTGGACACAAGCTATTTATTTCTCCACAAATGGAATTTTGGCTTGATATAGGAAAAGCCGCCTAAATTGGATTTGATAGAAACTactttctactccctccgttctaaattgtaggtcgttttgacttttctataaatatacactatatccagatgcataataatatctatgaacctaaaaaaactaaaatgacctacaatttggaaggGAGAGTAGATAAGATGCTCGAGCAAATTTTGGTAGTCTTAGACCATCGAGTGCAGAGCAAATTTACATATATATGCTCTTTTTGTGCCATTTGTCATTTTGCGGATTCTAATATGTACAATCCAAGCCTATCTATGCAATCTCTGTCTCCTGCCTAATTACAATAGCAAACTGCAAACATATACTACCTCCATCCTTAAATGTATGACATTTAGGA
This sequence is a window from Setaria italica strain Yugu1 chromosome III, Setaria_italica_v2.0, whole genome shotgun sequence. Protein-coding genes within it:
- the LOC101786833 gene encoding isoamylase 2, chloroplastic; this encodes AVAGEDGGGGAGYAIAVEVPARGREGGLEIRAEGSGEGIPLAPLHMPGRGALAAELSYGGARAPFHVSFLLADAAGAEKRTHRGTSFRVPVGVGRGRPAPLGLSLSGDGAANFAVYSKSAKGVVLCLFDGRGAGGGDEPALEIELDPYVLRTGDVWHVLLESVEGYASYGFRTGLFALFGIDRPLLAIRSMKDMVKTMHRHGIEVLLEVVFTHTAEGGAECQMISIHGIDGSSYYIADGIVGCKASVLNCNHPVTQRLILDSLRHWVLDFHVDGFCFINAPFLVRGPGGEGLSRPPLLEAIAFDPVLSKTKIIADPWSPLDISNVQFPFPHWKRWAEMNTRFSMDVRKFLKGEALISDLATRLCGSGDLFSSRGPAFSFNYVSRNSGLTLVDLVSFSSDELGSEFSWNCGEEGPSESNAVLQTRLRQIRNFLFILFVSLGIPVLNMGDECGHSTAGSTSYEDRGPLNWKALKTIFVKEVTGFISFLSALRSRRADIFQRREFLKLENIHWYGSNLSEPQWEDPTSNFLCMHINPELGENTPDSVRGDLYICFNANEESVSATLPALAEGSMWLRLVDTSLAFPGFFSSESNPKVHQVPGFSSYQVKAHSCVLFELKRVLS